The genomic stretch AATACCACAAAATTACCAAATCATAATAACAGAACAGCAAAACCATCATTCATAGTATATGGTGTAATATTGTACATTATTTTACCATTTAATTGCTAAAATCATACACAAAAATGTCAATCTTTGTTTTGGTAGGGAAGAGAGTTCATTATAAAAGGGATAATATTGCTGACATTTAACAAATTCATGCACATGTTTACACATTACTGATACAAAATCGCCTCCTCAACAAGTTAAACAAAATGCTTGAACGATTGAAATGGTACCTGAGATATATGGTACTCCGGCCCATTTGTTAATGAAAAAGTAACATACCCCTCACTCTGCACCCCCATATCTGCCAACCATTTTCAAAACATGAATCAACAAGGACATAAAGATTGAGGCCATGTTTACATGCTAATTAATACTCATTTTGCTCCAGCTAAAATCGATTTACTAATATACAAAATCTCCAAAGTAACATATATTTTGCAGTAGAGCGAACCGAATACATGATAACTGATACAAGTTCCTAAATAATTTGCTAGTCTTTAGAATCAAACCTTACCAGACGGTTTAACCCAACATGCTTTTAGCTCATCGGCATCTCCCTTATAAAGACCTAAATTCTTTCTTACATGAGTTCCATCGAACTTTCCACTTTCGAAGCTGACTTCATCCGTTACTCCGGGAAGTTTGTCCTTGCAAATCAAATATAACATCAacaataaatgaataaatagaTTGTAGTTATGATTAAATCATTGTGTGCTACTTAACTTCAGAATCCAATAAATGATTAATCCACATCCCAAAAGCTACTTAGCTTTAAGTTCAGCTGATGTGAATTCAATTCACAATTTTATTGGAAACATTATCTCCCTTAATAGTCAAACATTGTCTCCTAGTTTTAAAACTAAGGATCTACCTTATCCACAAGCTAAGCAATGTTGTATATATACACAAATGTGTTCAAATTTCACTTAATCCCTTTTTCAGCTCAGATCCTCAGCTATTCATTTCACAGTAACTTAGTAGCAGATGGATTAGTATATATGGATTGCTAGCTCTACAATACAACCATAAAATCTGTGAATTCTTTGAGTAAAGATGAAAAGCGGAAAAGCAAAAAGATAAAGAGAAAACAAGTTCCCTTCAACTTCATGTTTCAGAATGAGTGTGCACATTAGataaaaggataaaaaagaTGATAGCTTTAGCACACAAAGACCCcacacccccccccccccccaaaaaaaaacagaaaaaaaaaagttttttttttaacaatttttggCAAAAGGTGAGAGATAAGAGATATTCTTACTTGAACAGCATCAAAATGGTCTCTTTTGATCATATGAATGAGCATAACAAACATAGCAAGGGTGAGAATACCAGCCACCACTTGCCTCAAATCCACACCAAACATGTCTGTGTTTTGGATCTTTGCAGTGGAAGATTTAGTTCAGAAGAGGAATGTGAGAATGAAGAAGATATTTGGCAGCAAAAATTGAAGCTTTAACAAGAAAGAGGAGTGAGAGAGAAACAGAAAGAAACCCACCCCCCAAGTTGGTGTGATTTGCAGTGCTGTCTTCTTACAACTTACACACCACCGACACTTCTCACAACATTATGTGCTTCCTAGATTTAACTAACATAATAAAAGTACAAAACCAAATTGTTTAGTTGGGTTTGAACTCATTTGTCCGCTTAACCagttacaaaattttaaatcaattttaaatcttatattttatacgtaataatttattggtaaataataaatttttgaattaaaaatgttgataaatttaatttttcaatttaacaGGCAGTTACAAAAATTTACAGGTTAACTTTTGAACTATACAAACAATTACTTCTTttatatcttcattttctttctatttaaaaactaattatatATCTTACAAAAATGTCTAAATACATTAATGATTTTAGTTCATGAATTTGTTCAAATGAACTTTATTTTGGACGGAAGGAAGCattatacattttatttttcGCCCTTTAATTTAGATTGTcttaattttattatctttatagAAAAAATGTTAAGTGTATCGAGAATACtagtattttagttattttaaccgttgattttaattaatatatattatatatatcttttataatttagatcaaCGATTAAAACAAACACTAGTATTTTCGGTACACTTAAAACTCTTTCTATATTATATACATTAGAATTTTACTGGatctagaaaaagaaaaagaaaaaggtggTTAGATAACATGTCTTtgtataaagaataaaaaattaaaaaaaaattggataacATGTTGAGAATAAGAGCCGTTAATAAAAACAAATGGACAATTCTGGACAGTTATCATTCATCCCAATTTTCAAGCTCCAGATCCTAAACACGTAGccacaaattcaaaaacatcattttttttaattgattgaaAAATGGCATTTGAAATCTacaattcataataaaaatcTTACTAACAAAAAATTACAGTAATACTCCTATGCTTCAATAATTCAAACATTGATACATATACGACCAAACATATAAAAAGGGAataatattctttcttttcctttttgtttataTTATTGTCATTTGTTGATATTACATTGTTATGTAGCATGTGGGTGTATAATTCCAATTTTAGATTGATTCATATTTTACTTATGAttcataatttataatttttatgtaaCATAATTCGAATTATACTATTAGTAATTTGAAATTAGCCAATTTAAATTACTGTAGATTacgtgtgtaattcgaatcaacttgattcgaattagtgttTGTGTGTAATTTGAATTAGCGTGATTCAAATTACATTAAATGTATAATTTGAATTACATAAAAATGTGTATCTGATTCATTTATGAatcattttttttgttgatttgtGAAATTTTGATGTTTTATTGGCTTATATGAAacatttatccttttttttgtatattttttttactattttaacaGCCTACAAAGTACAAATAATTACTAGCTAGTTAGTGGTATAAAGTAGGGGTGTTCATGATCCAGACCGATTCGACCCGGCTCCAAATCTTTTAGGGACTAATTTAGTGTGATTTTATCGGGTTTAGGGTCGGataagggtctcaaaaatagacccggtcattatttcgAGTCAGGTCCGGGCCATAGCTCAGGTCACTCGAACTCGACCCGGTGGCTCGGttatcatacacaattaatattttatgttattagtgatggattatggctattcttatgtgaaatttaagtattgtaaaccttaatattttatgttattagtcattataagattataagttaatgttttatatttaaaatgcataagactttagactaatgcataatattgtattatttgtattgatttaaatatttggtgctattagacaatattagtattgattgttgttatgctttaattttagagaagggttggttcttattatatttttctaagtgaattttaccatgtcaaataatagttggagtcttgaaaatttagatattttcaCATGCTGGCTTACAAGGAGGTAATGTTAACGACCCGGTTTTCACCCGATTTTTTATTCGGTATAATCGTGGCTCGAAAGTGTGTAAGTTTCATCGAATCTACAGTCGAATTCGAGTCTAACAAATAGACCTGATATATATTTCGAATTTATGTCACATCAAATCCGATTTCACTCTGTCATAAACACCCCTAGTAAAAAGTAATAAAGTTTAAGTTTCCTAAACTTTAactatacaaaaaaaaagtggTATAAAAGTTTAAACTTAATTAGCACATAGACTGAAAATTTTGTTAACTCCTATAGTAATACTACTTAATTAAACAAAAGAATGATAGGGTTCACGGTAAACCTGAGTTTATAGATAGTAAcattaaatttgattttggtAGAGGTGTGAGGGGTCAAGCAAAGTGATGATAAAAAATGTATCCATCAACAAAGACATCACAACCTTTTGTATAGTAGTCATAAAAAATGTCTTGTGTATATCTAGTTTTCAAGAAGATGAATAATTAGATATCCATCTAATCCGCCACAAAGAATGGCTTTTAAGTTTTAAGTCTACCGCTAAATCCTCGCTCTCAATTCTAATTTGTTTGtagaaaattattttggtgttattATTCATAGGAAAATGTGATGTtgttaataatttattactacttgatacaTGATTATTCTATAGTTGAAacttgaaagaaaacaaagtaAACAATCCTTAATAGTAATTTAATTTGTGGCAGTTACGTGATtcgtttttatttattcatttatccTTATTAATATTAGACTATTAGTTTGTTTTATGCTACCATTATCAATACttcttaaatatatttttttaaataaactcACATTTATATATACTAGTGTATCAATAGGCATTAATATGTCTAATGACaagtaatttataatttaattaaaaaattttggttcaaattttaaaataaagcAGTATTTTTTAGGAATTGATTTAATATAATAAgtatatatagatatattatttttgagAGATAGTATCttcatattataatttttatttagatgtttgatgaaatagatataataaacttaatttttttttttcaatggaGACAAATAGAAAAGCTAtcacattaaataaaaaaagtaaaaataaataactattttaatttCCACTTTATCGATAAATTAATGGGTGAAGTTATTGCATACACATGATCCATGATATTGATATTTAtatcttaaataattaatttcttaatataaataatatatagttGGGAATATGCATAAAGAGCTAAGTCTATAATTGAGAGCGGCCGTCAAATCCAAGCTAAGAGAGGAGCACATGAAAAATGTAAGTTTAGGGCCACAAAAATGTCCTATTGTCTCTTTTTTAATTTGGAAAAATATGGGGAGTCAATATAATCAATGTATAGtgagaatatttttataattaaaattaaatgataattaaattaattaattaatatttatttttaattttaaattcaatccaaataaataatttattatatatattgtataaatattctattagttttttggcaaaattcttttaatttttatatcgGAGATAGACTGAAGTTTTTACTGAAATTGGAGCTAGATATGTTATTTTTGGACGTGAAAGGCAATAATAAATAAATCGAAAGGTCGTATTTAAAAAttgtaaattaaatttttagatttgaattttaaattttttttttacaaaatctATTCACTGAtttgttttttctttaaataaaagaatttatCCTACATAAATTGAAGgctcagttttatttttttctaaatttgaatttaCTTCCTCACAAATCAAATGCTCAATTTTTTTATGCCAACTAATTTGAGCTTCTgatttataatttgaaattaaaaaaatatatcaatattaataaaaaatacactaCTAATTTATAACTGAGCACAATACATGCTCATTCTCTATTACTAAAAAAATGAATTCCCATTGTCCATTTGTTCCTTCTTTTGCTTAAGGTtgctatttttattatttgccTTGTTTTGTTCATAGGAGGCCCcaaaacttttcttttaatttcatataATTAATGAGTCAATAtttggctatatatatatattcaattgTATAATTAGAACGTAGATATGGTTTATTTTAACAATGTGGAAATAATTTTGCACTTTGCGGATGTAGTTAAAAATGACAGTAGAAATTATTAGGTTAAAAATGATGTAAAAACTAAGATGCATTAATTAACTTGATGTGAAATTGATAGTTgtcgttaaataatttgattaaattgtCATCTAATAACTTTTAACggttaattttatataaaattaactgTACTGAATTTTTAcctaaaaatattataaatatgtGTTACAGATATTTTTTAGAGATAAATAGGAGGACAATTATATTAGTCATTATTTATCTTGCTCTGAACTATGATAGATTACACACGTGGTTATTGGTAATGATCATTATTATtagaatataataattataatgacAATTTAGGACAATATATACGACATTACTGCATCATTTTTCCTAGAGCATGATATTATGAATTTATGATTGTTATTATGAAAATTATATTGGTCCATCTTTCATTCTTTCTATCTTATCTGCATCGTTCCTTTTGgattttccaaaaataaaaagaaagaaagaaagaaaagaaaccGAATACTTTTGAAATACAATAATATAGTCATACCTAACGCAATAATGGAGTTTTCGAATTTCTTTAACATAATCGATGTATGTATATTATTGTCTCATACTTTAATTTATAACGGAGAATAGTGGATCTAGATTGAGAtctacatttttattttagatacaAGTTTGAGATCTACTGTATTTTATATAATTCTATGGATAGTAACAAACAACATGTGTAGTTGCTAATTAGTTTTagcgaaaaaaatcaaaattatataaaataatatttgaaaaaaagaagaggTTGTAACCAATCAGTGAAGACAAGGATTTGGTCATGCCGTGGACTGCGGGTGAAGTGTCATATGCCGCTCATTTCATTAATTAATCAACTAATTAGTAAACATTAAACAAAGATTAACAAACATGATGTTAGGGTTAGTGTATGTATATATACTCCCAAAAATTAATGAAGGTTTGGTAGGGCAGGTACTCAGATTAGGACTTGCTACCTGAATCCTTCAACTGTgattacttttattattatttttatgacGTGTGCTTTAAGAAAACCTATTCATATTCCCAATGCCACTCATTTCTCATTCATTAcctccttttttttcttcattagAAAATAATTCATGCTGATTAAGATTGCCAAGTTTCATGATCCGGTCAACTATATGTATAAAACAAGGAATTAAGTGCCGATACATAGTTTTCATGAAAACACTACTATAAAAGGAGTATTATATATCTTACCAAAATATGCAATTTTTGTGTCATCTTAATGTTATGattctatatttatatatataagataagatatatACTTTATCGTCACTTAGACTAAATGTTGAGTGAAAGTTCGATTCTCTTTTAAAATGCGGATAAACTTTAAAGTTATGAATTAGTTATCATACTTGCAATTTTCAGAATTTTAAAACATATATGGATGCATGCTCTGTTGGATATTCTGACGtggaaaatatatataacatatatattaaCCTGATGGAGTAAAGATAAAGCAGCTGAAGTTATGTATCTGGTAGTGTAATCGATCTATGTCCCTATTTGTGGCTTACTCTACAAGAAAAAATGTAGTGCATGTATGAAAAAGTATGCATTTTAATCCAAAAGCTGTTAGGACCAAACTCAGAAGTAGCTTTTTAACTTTATCAAAAAGACAAAATAATTAACCAATTTGAGGTGGTTGAGTAGTTAGCTCACTCGTCCATTTAAGCAAGTGTTAGATGTTCGAATTCCGCCGTGTGCATGCAACAACTCATTGGTCAGTAGGAGACTTTTAAATGAACCAGACTTGCGACTATTGGTTTTTGGTGGCTTGTCAGATTAGGGGATACTAtggggaaaaaaaaaaggacaaaataatttattatatgttgttttattgtttttattatatctaaatttaCCATACAAACTTATGATGTTTTCTTAATCAAAATAAGTACCTTTGTTTTTGGTACTTTTTTTGGTGACCGAAGGGGCCCTAAGGCCTTTTTGGTATTAACTCATTTTTTGGATCTGAATTAATTAGGCCCAAATAAGATACATAGAGGCCCAATAACGATGTGTGATGCAGAATGAATAATCGGCCCAATAAAGCTTCCACTTTAAGAGACCCAATGAGGCCCAAAATGGAACACTATGGGTACCCGAATGGCGTGTTTTTTGTTTCCTCTTTAGCTCACAGTTCCAAGCTCAAATCACACACTCAGATCTGCATCTGctcctctttctcttctcttgtctctcttctctctctctctctctgatcCAAAATTCCATTTCCATTGTATCAGAATTGCAGCGTAGTAGTAATAGGAGTAGCACCACCGACCAGCATTGCTAACTTCCTCTGAATCTCAGATCTGAAAATCTGAGAGATCCGAATTGCGATCCCAAAGAGAGAAATCGAGAAATGGAGAAGTCATGCAGCTTATTGGTGCACTTCGACAAGGGAACGCCGGCGCTGGCCAACGAGATTAAGGAGGCTCTCGAAGGAAACGACGCCGGTGCCAAGATCGAGGCTCTCAAGAAAGCCATCATGCTCCTCCTCAACGGTGAAACCATTCCACAGCTCTTCATCACAATCATTCGCTACGTGCTTCCCTCCGAGGATCACACAGTTCAGAAGCTTCTATTGCTCTACCTCGAGATCATTGACAAGACCGATTCGCGCGGCAAGGTGCTCCCTGAGATGATCCTCATCTGCCAGAACCTCCGCAACAACCTTCAGCACCCTAACGAGTACATTCGTGGTGTTACGCTCCGATTCCTCTGCCGTCTCAACGAATCCGAGATAATTGAGCCATTGATCCCTTCGATCTTGTCCAATCTCGAGCACCGCCACCCTTTCGTTCGCCGCAATGCGGTTCTTGCTGTTATGTCCGTGTATAAGCTTCCTCAGGGGGAGCAGTTACTCGATTCGGCGCCGGAGATCGTGGAGAAGTTCCTCTCGTCGGAGCAGGATCCTTCTAGTAAGCGAAATGCTTTCCTTATGCTGTTTTCTTGTGCCCAGGATCGCGCAATTAATTACTTGTTTACCAACATCGATAGGATTAATGACTGGGGGGAACAGTTACAGATGATAGTTTTGGAGTTGATTAGGAAGGTTTGTAGGACTAACAAGGGGGAGAAGGGGAAGTACATCAAGATTATTATATCTCTGTTGACTGCGCCTTCAACGGCTGTTATTTATGAGTGTGCTAGTACCCTTGTGTCACTCTCGTCTGCGCCCACTGCCATCAGGGCCGCAGCGAGCACTTATTGTCAGTTGTTGCTCTCCCAGAGCGATAACAATGTGAAGCTTATTGTCTTGGATAGGCTCAACGAGCTCAAGAGTTCTAATAGGGAGATCATGGTGGAGATGGTCATGGATGTCCTCAGGGCACTTTCGAGCCCCAATCTTGACATCAGGAGGAAGACTATTGATATTGCTTTGGAGCTGATTACTCCTAGGAACATTGATGAGGTTGTTCTGATGCTTAAGAAGGAGGTCGTGAAGACTCAAAATGGGGAGCAAGAGAAGAATGGTGAGTATAGGCAGATGCTTGTACAGGCTATCCATTCCTGTGCTGTTAAGTTCCCAGAGGTGGCAAGCACTGTTGTGCACCTGTTGATGGACTTCTTGGGGGATACCAATGTGGCTTCCGCCATGGATGTGGTAATATTTGTGCGCGAGATCATCGAGACCAACCCAAAGTTGCGCATTTCTATAATCACCAGGCTTTTAGATACATTTTACCAGATCCGTGCTGCTAGGGTGTGCTCGTGTGCGCTGTGGATAATTGGTGAGTATTGCTTGTCACTCTCAGAGGTTGAGAGTGGGATTGCTACCATCAAGCAGTGTCTTGGTGATCTCCCGTTTTACACAGTTTCAGAGGAAGGAGAGGGTGGCCAGGACGCATCAAGAACCACTCAGCAGGTAAACTCAACGACTGTTTCATCTAGGAGGCCTGCAATTCTTGCTGACGGGACTTATGCCACGCAAAGTGCTGCTCTTGAAACTGCCATGTCACCACCTACCCTTGTTCAGGGTCCACTTTCTTCTGTTGGCAACTTGAGATCACTGATCCTTTCAGGTGATTTCTTCCTTGGTGCTGTAGTTGCTTGTACACTCACAAAACTTGTGTTGAGGTTGGAAGAGGTTCAGACTTCAAAAGTCGAAGTTAACAAAGCAACTTCACAGGCATTGTTGATCATGGTCTCGATGCTCCAGCTGGGTCAATCTTCAGTTCTCCCACATCCAATTGATAATGATTCTCATGACAGGATTGTCCTTTGCATTAGATTGCTGTGCAATACAGGTGATGAGATAAGGAAGATATGGCTGCAATCTTGCAGACAGAGCTTTGTGAAGATGCTTGCAGATAAGCAGCGCCGTGAGACTGAGGAAATTAAAGCAAAGGCTCAAATATCCAATGCACAACCTGATGATCTTATTGATTTTTACCATTTGAAGAGCAGGAAGGTACAATGGCAGTATTCATTTAGTCTCTTTCTGAGATGTTTATGTATACATAACTAGATTACTATTTGGTTATATTCCTGTAGATTTtctatttgcatgtttttaacCATTACTAATGATTGATGTTTGATGAATTTGTCTTTTGAACTGATATCAAACTGTTTTATGTTATGCATTGCTAGAATTCTTTAGTCACTATTCAATTGATTATGTAACAGCTTTGTTGTGTTCACCATACACTTTCTGTTCCATTATCTCATCAAATATTTGTTGTGTATCTCTTGTTCTACATTTTTCAGGGCATGAGTCAACTTGAACTGGAAGATGAGGTGCAAGATGATCTCAAACGTGCTACTGGAGAGTTTACAAAGGATGCAGATGATGCTAATAAGCTCAATCGTATTCTCCAGCTCACTGGATTTAGTGATCCTGTTTATGCTGAAGCGTATGTAACAGTGCATCACTATGATATTGTCCTTGATGTTACCGTCATCAACCGAACCAAGGAGACTCTTCAGAATTTGTGTTTGGAGTTAGCAACCATGggtgatctcaaacttgttgagCGTCCACAAAACTATACCCTGGCTCCAGAATCAAGCAAACAGATTAAGGCAAATATTAAGGTTTCTTCAACTGAAACAGGAGTTATATTTGGTAACATAGTCTACGAGACATCATCAAATGTTCTAGAGAGAACTGTTATTGTTCTAAATGATATCCATATTGATATCATGGACTACATCTCTCCTGCATCTTGTGCTGATGTGGCCTTCAGAACTATGTGGGCTGAATTTGAATGGGAAAACAAGGTATATCTCTCTCATCTTTCTCTCATTTGGTATTACACTATTACTTTGTATAAAAAAGAATTACCTTTACCCACAACATTAACAACCACTAAAACTATCATTGCGGGAAAAAGCTAGATACTTTAGAGTGAGTGATGGTCTGTGCTTTTAATATGTCCTTGCTGTTTTATTATGTACTCTCAAAAGACAAaatttgcaaatttttttctgGACATCATTCTGTCCATGATAATTACATTCATATGGCTATGTTTTGATGGTTTGGAAAAAGAAATTGCTATGTTGGCAGTGAGGTTAGtatttaaattcttttataCCGGTCATAATTAGTGACTCAGTTCTGTTATAGTTGTTTGAAGTTTGGTATTACTGTTTTCTATGCTGGTTTATGGCTTGGTAAAAAATTGAGGTATTTCCTGATTGTGAGCCGAatatattgtattttatttgatttaggCACTATATAGAAATCTTCTATTAGTTTGTTAGTTTTATATAACAGTTTTAACCTATGATGTCTACTGTTTGAGTTATCATCTCTGTTGAGTAGGTACATGTATGAGTAACGTGTCCCTATTAAGAGATATATTAGTTTCTATACTTAATTATGAATCATGTATAATATACCATTATGATGCAAACAAATTTGCTCTGATGTTATTATACCAAAAGTAATATTATAAAAAGTTATATCTGAAATGAACATAACATTACAAGAAAGTACTAAATAACCAAAATAGCTAAAAGAAGACAATAATACACATTAGCAAACTGCTCAGTTGTATTCTTTTAATCTGATTTTTTCTgtaaataaatttcttttacTGATTCTGTCAAAAAATGTAAAGTCTGTTGAGTTGCTGACTTTAGTGCAAGTACCAAACTAGTGGAGATGGAGAATATGAGAATAAGGAGAGAATTCACCTGCATAGGCTAGTACTAGCTATGTCTATGCAGGGCACTGGTTGAGACATACCCAAGAAAAAAGAACCAGAAGAAAAACACATAGGGACACACTGATGTAATACATGTTCCTCTTGTTGATAGGGATATGGGAATTCAGAGCAATGCATTTCCAGACTACCTGAAATATGCTTTCTGATTCTAGTTTATCTTGATGAATTCTTGTTTCTTAGGTTGCTGTAAATACAGTAATACAAGATGAGAGGGATTTCCTGAACCACATTATCAAGTCAACAAATATGAAGTGCCTGACACCACCGTAAGTTCTTTTCCTGGTGTCTTATTGTCAACTCTATCTTTTACACGAAGGAATATTTTAACACACCTAAGCATTCAAACACTGCTCGACATGTTCTTGAGTTAAAGGCAATTGTGGCAATCGGTTGTCCAACCAAATGCCTGAATAACCAATATCTGGAATTTTTTAACCCCCAAATGCTTTTAAGAAATCTATGTTCTCCTGATTGGTTTCTTATTTGCCAATCCATATCATACGGAAAACATTGATTTGTCACATATATGATCAGCTCACTGATGCATGGGCAATGTTATATATCTTTTGATTATTTGATGACCCATGCCTTGCCATTAACTGATCTTCCTTTATGCTGGTTTTGATCTACTGTTGCTTTGTTTAGATCTGCATTGGAAGGGGATTGTGGTTTCCTGGCAGCAAACCTCTATGCTAAGAGTGTTTTTGGGGAAGATGCTTTGGTGAATGTGAGCATCGAGAAGCAATCAGACGGTAAATTGAGTGGATATATCAGAATAAGAAGTAAAACTCAGGGAATTGCACTAAGTCTTGGGGATAAGATAACTTTGAAACAGAAGGGAGCAGCTTGATTTGTAGCAGATGccgtttcttcttctcttccgCTTGTATGTCTAAAATGTCAACATATGTAGCTTTTGGTGGCAGCTGACTCCAAGCTTGGTTTTACCTGGTTCAAATTCTCGTGGCTTTTGGTAGCAGCCGACTCGTTAGTATTAAA from Arachis stenosperma cultivar V10309 chromosome 9, arast.V10309.gnm1.PFL2, whole genome shotgun sequence encodes the following:
- the LOC130947579 gene encoding coatomer subunit beta-1-like, with protein sequence MEKSCSLLVHFDKGTPALANEIKEALEGNDAGAKIEALKKAIMLLLNGETIPQLFITIIRYVLPSEDHTVQKLLLLYLEIIDKTDSRGKVLPEMILICQNLRNNLQHPNEYIRGVTLRFLCRLNESEIIEPLIPSILSNLEHRHPFVRRNAVLAVMSVYKLPQGEQLLDSAPEIVEKFLSSEQDPSSKRNAFLMLFSCAQDRAINYLFTNIDRINDWGEQLQMIVLELIRKVCRTNKGEKGKYIKIIISLLTAPSTAVIYECASTLVSLSSAPTAIRAAASTYCQLLLSQSDNNVKLIVLDRLNELKSSNREIMVEMVMDVLRALSSPNLDIRRKTIDIALELITPRNIDEVVLMLKKEVVKTQNGEQEKNGEYRQMLVQAIHSCAVKFPEVASTVVHLLMDFLGDTNVASAMDVVIFVREIIETNPKLRISIITRLLDTFYQIRAARVCSCALWIIGEYCLSLSEVESGIATIKQCLGDLPFYTVSEEGEGGQDASRTTQQVNSTTVSSRRPAILADGTYATQSAALETAMSPPTLVQGPLSSVGNLRSLILSGDFFLGAVVACTLTKLVLRLEEVQTSKVEVNKATSQALLIMVSMLQLGQSSVLPHPIDNDSHDRIVLCIRLLCNTGDEIRKIWLQSCRQSFVKMLADKQRRETEEIKAKAQISNAQPDDLIDFYHLKSRKGMSQLELEDEVQDDLKRATGEFTKDADDANKLNRILQLTGFSDPVYAEAYVTVHHYDIVLDVTVINRTKETLQNLCLELATMGDLKLVERPQNYTLAPESSKQIKANIKVSSTETGVIFGNIVYETSSNVLERTVIVLNDIHIDIMDYISPASCADVAFRTMWAEFEWENKVAVNTVIQDERDFLNHIIKSTNMKCLTPPSALEGDCGFLAANLYAKSVFGEDALVNVSIEKQSDGKLSGYIRIRSKTQGIALSLGDKITLKQKGAA